The following proteins are co-located in the Noviherbaspirillum sp. UKPF54 genome:
- a CDS encoding DUF3182 family protein has translation MAGTAQQTADSGKAPQERGTVVVYPGNAQRAPCSHESATYCEVARRLATIKGYDYGGLFDASRTYDGPVYFVPSDTFVSLEAARALGIRHEHHLFGGVVPYPFIATKTITHALPAPGAKAPPGWSPELAQRVHDVVLPGYSVFSIDDARDAGAALLRQGAVRVKMASGIGGLGQWVVADAGELDACLDALDAQEVARDGLVCERNLAQVETLSVGQVRVGELLASYCGTQRLTTNNAGEEVYGGSDLIVARGDFDALLQLDLAPPALQAIAQARAYHAAVLQSYPAMFASRCNYDVAQGCDEAGRRYSGVLEQSWRIGGASGAEVAALAAFRDDPALASVRASTVEVYGGDANVPADAVLYFQDVDERAGPITKYSTLAPHANP, from the coding sequence ATGGCGGGCACGGCCCAGCAGACAGCCGACTCAGGCAAGGCACCGCAAGAACGCGGAACGGTCGTGGTTTATCCCGGCAATGCGCAGCGCGCTCCGTGCAGCCACGAGAGCGCAACCTACTGCGAGGTCGCGCGGCGACTGGCGACGATCAAGGGCTACGACTATGGCGGGCTGTTCGACGCGTCGCGCACGTATGACGGCCCCGTGTATTTCGTGCCGAGCGACACCTTTGTCTCGCTCGAAGCGGCACGCGCGCTCGGCATCCGTCACGAACACCACCTGTTCGGCGGCGTGGTGCCCTATCCGTTCATCGCCACCAAGACCATCACGCATGCGCTGCCCGCGCCCGGCGCCAAGGCGCCGCCCGGCTGGTCGCCCGAGCTGGCGCAGCGCGTGCATGACGTGGTGCTGCCGGGCTATTCGGTCTTCTCGATCGACGATGCGCGCGACGCCGGCGCGGCCCTGCTGCGACAAGGCGCGGTGCGCGTGAAGATGGCCAGCGGCATCGGCGGCCTGGGCCAGTGGGTGGTGGCCGACGCCGGCGAACTCGACGCCTGCCTGGACGCACTCGACGCGCAGGAGGTGGCGCGCGACGGACTGGTCTGCGAGCGCAACCTGGCGCAGGTGGAAACGCTCTCGGTGGGCCAGGTGCGCGTGGGAGAGCTGCTGGCGAGCTATTGCGGGACGCAGCGCCTGACCACGAACAATGCCGGCGAAGAGGTGTACGGCGGCTCCGACCTGATCGTGGCACGCGGCGATTTCGACGCGCTGTTGCAGCTCGACCTGGCCCCGCCCGCGCTGCAGGCCATCGCGCAGGCGCGCGCCTACCACGCGGCAGTGCTGCAATCCTATCCCGCCATGTTCGCTTCGCGCTGCAACTACGACGTGGCGCAGGGATGCGACGAGGCGGGACGGCGCTACTCGGGCGTGCTGGAACAGTCCTGGCGCATCGGCGGCGCCAGCGGCGCGGAAGTGGCGGCGCTGGCCGCGTTCCGGGACGATCCGGCGCTGGCGTCGGTGCGCGCCTCGACCGTCGAGGTCTATGGCGGCGACGCGAACGTTCCCGCCGATGCGGTGCTTTACTTCCAGGACGTGGACGAACGCGCCGGCCCGATCACCAAATATTCGACGCTCGCGCCGCATGCCAACCCGTGA
- a CDS encoding helicase-related protein, producing the protein MTSSPPESFPAFDNDELIAPELHAQALGAELVKLEGRVFLRFSGVAQAGALRVPYDLVPSKGVLAKPSKWRKLEPHEQLRLIAERAQSGAQEELQRQVAAFAAAMHERADDAGLDAMTFLHALTSRDTSDPAEYVFERIEQRLAHAVERQNEERHAALTKESINLAEYPASFELAYRLPRRFIALLGPTNSGKTHQAMEALARAKTGVYLAPLRLLALENYERLQEARPHGEPLKVSLVTGEERRIVEGATHVASTVEMLDTKRKVDVAVIDEIQMLGDRDRGAAWTAAVCGAPAGVVYLVGALEARRAVEALAERLECPLEVHVLKRKAPLTVEPAPVRKLRNLRRGDAVIAFSRREVLMWRDMITEQGFSVATVYGNLSPEVRRAQAARFRNREADIVVGTDAIAMGLNLPIERVVMTTAVKFNGVEEEEVPAALAKQIAGRAGRFGVHEEGFVAGFDDDTHYVLRALLKEKIAPVAAAGFSVAPTLEHLHRIAAVTGEQSLAKLFKRFVYNIDVPDGFFFPSITEEQLERAVWLDTLPLSVAEKFTLSLVPISTKVPALHQVWLDWAHALAKRKVWALRHEAGSLSRQNLQEVEDTCRMYSAYAWLSYRSPEYFPSGEVAQELAREASERVDAILRAHNAAMRKRRGGRVA; encoded by the coding sequence ATGACATCTTCGCCACCAGAATCTTTCCCCGCCTTCGATAATGACGAGTTGATCGCGCCGGAGTTGCATGCCCAGGCGCTGGGCGCCGAACTGGTCAAGCTCGAGGGGCGCGTGTTCCTGCGCTTTTCCGGCGTGGCGCAGGCCGGCGCCCTGCGCGTGCCGTACGACCTGGTGCCGAGCAAGGGCGTGCTGGCCAAGCCGAGCAAGTGGCGCAAGCTGGAACCGCACGAACAGCTGCGGCTGATCGCGGAACGCGCCCAGTCCGGCGCGCAGGAAGAGTTGCAGCGCCAGGTGGCCGCCTTCGCCGCCGCCATGCACGAGCGCGCCGACGACGCCGGGCTCGATGCCATGACCTTCCTGCATGCGCTCACCAGCCGGGATACGTCCGATCCGGCCGAATACGTGTTCGAGCGCATCGAGCAGCGCCTGGCGCACGCGGTCGAGCGGCAGAACGAGGAGCGGCACGCGGCGCTGACCAAGGAAAGCATCAACCTGGCCGAATATCCGGCCTCGTTCGAACTGGCGTACCGCCTGCCGCGCCGCTTCATCGCCTTGCTCGGGCCGACCAATTCCGGCAAGACGCATCAGGCGATGGAAGCGCTGGCACGGGCCAAAACCGGCGTCTATCTGGCACCCTTGCGGCTGCTGGCGCTGGAAAACTACGAGCGGCTGCAGGAGGCGCGCCCGCACGGCGAACCGCTCAAGGTCAGTCTCGTGACCGGCGAGGAGCGCCGTATCGTGGAAGGCGCCACGCATGTGGCCAGCACCGTCGAAATGCTCGACACCAAGCGCAAGGTCGATGTCGCCGTGATCGACGAGATCCAGATGCTGGGCGACCGCGACCGCGGCGCGGCGTGGACGGCGGCGGTGTGCGGCGCGCCCGCCGGCGTGGTCTACCTGGTCGGCGCGCTGGAAGCGCGGCGCGCCGTCGAGGCGCTGGCCGAACGGCTGGAATGTCCGCTCGAAGTGCATGTCCTCAAACGCAAGGCGCCGCTGACGGTCGAGCCCGCTCCGGTGCGCAAGCTGCGCAACCTGCGGCGCGGCGACGCCGTCATCGCCTTTTCGCGGCGCGAGGTGCTGATGTGGCGCGACATGATCACCGAGCAGGGCTTTTCGGTGGCCACCGTGTACGGCAACCTGTCGCCCGAGGTGCGGCGCGCGCAGGCGGCCCGCTTTCGCAACCGGGAAGCCGACATCGTGGTCGGCACCGACGCCATCGCCATGGGCCTGAACCTGCCGATCGAGCGCGTGGTGATGACCACCGCCGTCAAGTTCAACGGCGTCGAGGAGGAAGAAGTGCCGGCCGCGCTGGCGAAACAGATCGCCGGCCGTGCCGGGCGCTTCGGGGTGCACGAGGAAGGCTTCGTCGCCGGCTTCGACGACGACACCCATTACGTGCTGCGCGCCTTGTTGAAGGAAAAGATTGCCCCAGTCGCCGCCGCCGGCTTTTCGGTCGCGCCCACGCTGGAACACCTGCACCGCATCGCCGCCGTGACCGGGGAACAGTCGCTGGCCAAGCTGTTCAAACGCTTCGTTTACAACATCGACGTGCCGGACGGCTTCTTTTTCCCCAGCATCACCGAAGAACAGCTGGAGCGGGCGGTCTGGCTGGACACCCTGCCGCTGTCGGTGGCAGAAAAATTCACGCTGTCGCTGGTGCCGATTTCCACCAAGGTGCCTGCCCTGCACCAGGTCTGGCTGGACTGGGCGCATGCACTGGCCAAAAGGAAGGTCTGGGCGCTGCGCCACGAGGCCGGCAGCTTGTCGCGCCAAAACCTGCAGGAAGTGGAAGACACCTGCCGCATGTATTCGGCCTACGCCTGGCTCAGTTACCGCAGCCCGGAATACTTTCCCAGCGGCGAGGTGGCGCAGGAACTGGCGCGCGAAGCGTCCGAGCGGGTCGATGCGATCCTGCGCGCGCACAACGCGGCCATGCGCAAGCGGCGCGGCGGCAGGGTTGCCTGA
- a CDS encoding CBASS cGAMP-activated phospholipase, whose amino-acid sequence MPFSNKTKPFCVLSLSGGGYLGLYSACVLEELEARVGEPLGRRFDLIAGTSIGGILALALAYEVPMATLKNLFLEHGQEIFPFSGHPTGAISRMLDMARSALGPKYSGDPLRAALLKHLGEQTLGQAMHHVVIPAVNVSNGRTKVFKTPHGKTSLADGAILAVDVAMATCAAPGYFPSVRIGDDVFADGGVYATAPDLIALHEAEHYLGVERDNVRMLSIGTATAGYVPREEVSEDASAIAWLSEGRLVLTLISVQQQHVKAMMENKLGERFLRLDAAWQEGSGLGLDVATEDATNMLMRLARQTMRVTDTKTLDAFLS is encoded by the coding sequence ATGCCGTTCTCTAACAAAACCAAACCATTTTGCGTGCTGTCGCTGTCCGGCGGCGGCTATCTCGGTCTGTACAGCGCGTGTGTCCTGGAAGAGCTGGAAGCGCGTGTCGGCGAGCCGCTCGGGCGGCGCTTCGACTTGATCGCAGGAACATCAATCGGCGGCATCTTGGCGCTCGCGCTTGCGTATGAAGTACCGATGGCTACCCTGAAGAATTTGTTTCTGGAGCATGGGCAGGAAATTTTTCCATTCTCCGGGCATCCCACTGGCGCCATCAGCCGCATGCTCGACATGGCGCGTTCCGCGCTCGGTCCCAAGTACAGTGGCGATCCGTTGCGCGCCGCCTTGCTCAAGCACCTGGGCGAGCAGACGCTGGGGCAGGCAATGCACCATGTCGTCATTCCTGCCGTTAATGTGAGCAATGGGCGCACCAAGGTTTTCAAGACGCCGCACGGTAAGACCTCGCTGGCCGACGGCGCAATCCTGGCTGTGGATGTGGCGATGGCTACCTGCGCCGCGCCCGGCTACTTCCCGTCGGTGCGCATCGGCGATGACGTGTTCGCCGACGGCGGCGTGTACGCGACCGCTCCGGACCTGATCGCGCTGCACGAAGCGGAACACTATCTGGGTGTCGAGCGCGACAACGTGCGCATGCTGTCGATCGGCACCGCCACCGCCGGCTATGTGCCGCGCGAAGAGGTGTCGGAGGATGCCAGCGCGATTGCATGGCTGTCGGAGGGACGCCTGGTGCTCACGCTGATTTCGGTGCAGCAGCAGCACGTGAAGGCGATGATGGAAAACAAGCTGGGCGAACGCTTCCTGCGGCTCGACGCCGCCTGGCAGGAAGGCTCCGGGCTCGGCCTGGACGTGGCGACCGAGGACGCCACCAATATGCTCATGCGGCTGGCGCGCCAGACCATGCGCGTGACCGATACCAAGACGCTGGATGCCTTTCTGTCGTGA
- a CDS encoding DUF3135 domain-containing protein: MARDIPDFDDLMAFYQRDPQGFEQFRRQALRDAVERAPCVHRPALDGLLDRIEVARASATSPLDAAIIASRMMRESTERLLDAWEDVQEEIAGLHAAVVIERLRGLPGI, from the coding sequence ATGGCCCGAGACATCCCGGATTTTGACGACCTGATGGCGTTCTACCAGCGCGATCCGCAGGGATTCGAGCAATTTCGCCGCCAGGCGCTGCGCGACGCGGTCGAGCGCGCGCCGTGCGTGCACCGTCCGGCGCTCGACGGGCTGCTCGACCGGATCGAGGTGGCGCGTGCGTCGGCGACGTCGCCGCTGGATGCGGCGATCATCGCCTCGCGCATGATGCGCGAATCGACGGAGCGTCTGCTGGACGCCTGGGAAGATGTGCAGGAGGAAATCGCCGGCCTGCATGCGGCAGTCGTGATCGAACGCCTGCGCGGGCTGCCCGGGATTTGA
- a CDS encoding S9 family peptidase, with amino-acid sequence MPTRDDKIHIAVDDGRIAGTLVTPAPRIPGVLFVHGWGGSQEQYLARAHEIAALGCVCLTFDLRGHGSTNAQHETVSRESNLRDVLAAYDVLAGHRVVDPASIAVVGSSYGGYLAAILTTLRPVKWLALRVPALYMDSDWEAPKRQLHKDQDLVAYRRSPVQAQQNRALRACAAFRGDVLVIESEFDHVIPHAVISSYLDACGQAHSLTYRVIKGADHGLTEEPYQRAYTALLTNWMTEMVFGERTDNRPTQNATLPGSALPEAPPGPA; translated from the coding sequence ATGCCAACCCGTGACGACAAAATCCACATCGCCGTCGACGACGGCCGCATCGCCGGCACGCTGGTGACGCCTGCGCCCCGCATTCCGGGCGTGCTGTTCGTGCACGGCTGGGGCGGCAGCCAGGAGCAGTACCTGGCGCGCGCGCACGAAATCGCCGCGCTCGGCTGCGTGTGCCTGACCTTCGATTTGCGCGGTCACGGCAGCACCAATGCGCAGCACGAGACGGTGTCGCGCGAAAGCAATCTGCGCGACGTGCTGGCGGCCTACGACGTGCTGGCCGGCCACCGCGTGGTCGATCCGGCGTCGATCGCGGTCGTCGGCAGCAGCTACGGCGGCTACCTGGCCGCCATCCTGACCACGCTGCGGCCGGTGAAATGGCTGGCGCTGCGCGTGCCGGCGCTGTACATGGACAGCGACTGGGAGGCCCCCAAGCGCCAGCTGCACAAGGACCAGGATCTCGTGGCCTACCGGCGCAGCCCGGTGCAGGCGCAGCAGAACCGTGCGCTGCGCGCGTGCGCCGCATTCCGGGGAGATGTTCTGGTGATCGAATCGGAATTCGACCATGTGATTCCGCACGCGGTCATTTCCAGCTATCTCGATGCGTGCGGACAGGCGCATTCGCTGACTTACCGCGTCATCAAGGGCGCCGACCATGGCTTGACCGAGGAGCCGTACCAGCGCGCCTACACCGCGCTGCTGACGAACTGGATGACCGAGATGGTGTTCGGCGAGCGCACCGACAACAGGCCCACGCAGAACGCGACGCTGCCGGGCAGCGCACTGCCGGAGGCGCCGCCCGGCCCGGCATAA
- a CDS encoding MgtC/SapB family protein codes for MNAISITITIHLIGALCAGGIIGLERSYHGRPAGFRTHALVCLASSLLMLVTLFQSTWLPGTGDTIRTDPTRMAQGIMTGIGFLGAGVIFKEGFSVRGLTTAASIWITAAIGIMIGIGFYFPAVLVTALTLGILSLFRKIESWMPSQAYAHHYLRFDRDNVPPESEVRKIMAEHGFNVANMSYRITDDGQCFEYRMILRSSDPRHIAALSAYLLGQKQVKTFQLSPTGD; via the coding sequence GTGAATGCGATTTCCATCACCATCACCATTCATTTGATCGGCGCGTTGTGCGCCGGCGGCATCATCGGGCTGGAGCGCAGCTATCACGGCCGGCCCGCCGGCTTTCGCACGCATGCGCTGGTGTGCCTGGCGTCGAGCCTCTTGATGCTGGTGACGCTGTTTCAGTCGACCTGGCTGCCCGGCACGGGCGACACCATCCGCACCGATCCGACGCGCATGGCGCAGGGCATCATGACCGGCATCGGTTTTCTCGGCGCGGGCGTGATTTTTAAAGAAGGCTTCAGCGTGCGCGGCCTGACCACCGCCGCGTCGATCTGGATCACCGCCGCCATCGGCATCATGATCGGCATCGGCTTCTACTTTCCGGCCGTGCTGGTCACCGCCCTCACGCTGGGCATCCTGTCGCTGTTTCGCAAGATCGAGTCCTGGATGCCGTCCCAGGCCTACGCGCACCACTACCTGCGCTTCGACCGCGACAACGTGCCGCCCGAGAGCGAAGTCAGGAAGATCATGGCGGAGCACGGCTTCAACGTCGCCAACATGAGCTACCGCATCACCGACGACGGCCAGTGCTTCGAATACCGGATGATCCTGCGCTCGTCCGACCCGCGCCACATCGCGGCGCTGTCCGCCTATCTGCTCGGGCAGAAGCAGGTAAAGACCTTTCAGCTTTCGCCGACGGGGGATTAG
- a CDS encoding TetR/AcrR family transcriptional regulator encodes MAEEKKRDVLDLARLDPGVRTRIEEAVLQLFSEREFHRVGFGEIASAANVSLQTIYKYYDSKEALLYSCLDTWLGILALRMVDHLQGIETYQDKLRKVFWVVLDFFDHHPKVAQLIMSSVYLNTWSRNQTFRQPRLMGGLMQTLAEGRAQGILTDEVDEKVLLDYFLGVMERLVHMHIMRGEKEPLAARANVLFKMLWRAIAKPA; translated from the coding sequence GTGGCTGAAGAAAAAAAACGGGATGTGCTCGATCTGGCGCGGCTCGACCCCGGCGTTCGCACGCGCATCGAAGAGGCGGTATTGCAGCTGTTTTCCGAGCGCGAATTCCATCGCGTCGGATTCGGCGAAATCGCCAGCGCCGCCAATGTCTCGCTGCAGACCATTTACAAGTATTACGACAGCAAGGAAGCCCTGCTGTACTCCTGCCTCGACACCTGGCTGGGCATCCTGGCCTTGCGCATGGTGGACCATCTGCAGGGCATCGAAACCTACCAGGACAAGCTGCGCAAGGTGTTCTGGGTGGTGCTCGATTTCTTCGATCACCACCCGAAGGTGGCGCAACTGATCATGAGCTCGGTCTATCTGAATACCTGGAGTCGCAACCAGACGTTCCGCCAGCCGCGCCTGATGGGCGGGCTGATGCAGACGCTGGCCGAAGGCCGCGCGCAGGGCATCCTGACCGACGAAGTCGATGAAAAGGTGTTGCTTGACTACTTCCTCGGCGTCATGGAGCGCCTAGTGCACATGCATATCATGCGCGGCGAGAAGGAGCCGCTGGCGGCCAGGGCGAATGTCTTGTTCAAGATGCTGTGGCGCGCCATCGCCAAGCCGGCATGA
- a CDS encoding NRAMP family divalent metal transporter, translating to MHDAGTTPDASPDRAAAPSWLKALGPGLITGAADDDPSGIATYSQAGAQFGYGMLWTLLFTYPLMAGVQIVSARIGRVTGHGLATNIRRFYPPWLLHGIVILLLAANTINIGADLAAMGEAAQLAGGGPKHVYAIGFGLLSIVLQVFIPYRRYVRVLKWLTLALLAYVATAFVVQIPWSRLLSAALPSLSWQPAYITTMVAVFGTTISPYLFFWQASQEVEELRMQRHGKPLKDDPGNAPAALRRIKIDTYVGMGFSNLVAFFIMLTSAATLHARGVTGIATSAQAAEALRPIAGEFAFLLFSMGIIGTGLLSIPVLAGSAAYAMAGAFKWESSLEHKPTMAPQFYGIIVLSTLIGVALGFTALDPIKALYWSAVLNGVISVPIMAVMMLMVARHDIMGRFVARPRLKALGWLATSVMAAAVLAMLITA from the coding sequence ATGCATGATGCGGGCACCACCCCCGATGCAAGCCCCGACCGCGCGGCGGCCCCCTCCTGGCTTAAGGCGCTCGGCCCCGGCCTGATCACCGGCGCGGCCGACGACGACCCCAGCGGCATCGCCACCTATTCCCAGGCCGGCGCGCAATTCGGCTACGGCATGCTGTGGACGCTGCTCTTCACCTATCCGCTCATGGCCGGCGTGCAAATCGTCAGCGCACGCATCGGCCGCGTCACCGGCCACGGCTTGGCGACCAACATCCGCCGGTTTTATCCCCCCTGGCTGCTTCACGGCATCGTCATCCTGCTATTGGCTGCCAACACGATCAACATCGGCGCGGACCTGGCCGCCATGGGGGAAGCCGCGCAGCTTGCCGGCGGCGGGCCGAAGCATGTGTATGCGATTGGCTTCGGGCTGCTGTCCATCGTCTTGCAGGTGTTCATTCCCTACCGCCGCTATGTGCGGGTCCTGAAATGGCTGACGCTGGCGCTGCTGGCCTATGTCGCCACCGCTTTCGTCGTGCAGATTCCCTGGTCGCGGCTGCTTTCGGCCGCGCTGCCGTCGCTGTCATGGCAACCGGCCTACATCACGACCATGGTCGCGGTGTTCGGCACGACCATCAGCCCTTACCTGTTCTTCTGGCAGGCATCACAGGAAGTCGAAGAGCTGCGCATGCAGCGGCACGGCAAGCCGCTCAAGGACGACCCGGGCAATGCACCTGCGGCCTTACGACGCATCAAGATCGACACCTATGTCGGCATGGGCTTTTCCAATCTCGTCGCGTTTTTCATCATGCTGACGAGCGCCGCCACGCTCCATGCCCGGGGCGTGACCGGCATCGCGACCTCGGCCCAGGCCGCCGAGGCACTGCGGCCGATCGCGGGCGAGTTTGCCTTCCTGCTCTTTAGCATGGGCATCATCGGCACCGGACTGCTGTCCATTCCCGTGCTGGCTGGTTCGGCCGCCTATGCCATGGCCGGCGCGTTCAAGTGGGAAAGCAGCCTGGAGCACAAGCCGACGATGGCGCCCCAGTTCTACGGCATCATCGTGCTGTCCACGCTGATCGGCGTCGCGCTCGGCTTCACGGCGCTGGACCCGATCAAGGCGCTGTACTGGAGCGCCGTGCTCAACGGCGTCATTTCCGTGCCCATCATGGCAGTCATGATGCTGATGGTGGCCAGGCACGACATCATGGGACGGTTCGTGGCCCGGCCCAGGCTCAAGGCGCTCGGCTGGCTCGCCACGTCGGTCATGGCGGCGGCGGTGCTGGCGATGCTGATTACGGCCTGA
- the ahpC gene encoding alkyl hydroperoxide reductase subunit C has translation MSLINTQVKPFNATAYQNGKFFQVSDADLKGKWSVVVFYPADFTFVCPTELGDLADNYDTFKSLGVEVYAVSTDTHFTHKAWADTSDTIKKIKYPMIGDPTGAITRNFDVMIEEEGLALRGTFVINPEGQIKLCEIHDNGIGRDAKELLRKVQAAQYVASHPGEVCPAKWTPGEKTLAPSLDLVGKI, from the coding sequence ATGTCCCTGATCAATACGCAAGTCAAACCGTTCAACGCCACCGCTTACCAGAATGGCAAGTTCTTCCAGGTGTCCGACGCCGACCTGAAAGGCAAATGGTCCGTCGTGGTGTTCTACCCGGCCGACTTCACCTTCGTCTGCCCGACCGAGCTGGGCGACCTGGCCGACAACTACGACACCTTCAAGTCGCTGGGCGTGGAAGTGTATGCCGTGTCGACCGACACCCACTTCACCCACAAGGCTTGGGCTGACACCTCCGACACCATCAAGAAGATCAAGTACCCGATGATCGGCGACCCGACCGGCGCGATCACCCGCAACTTCGACGTGATGATCGAGGAAGAAGGCCTGGCGCTACGCGGCACTTTCGTGATCAATCCGGAAGGCCAGATCAAGCTGTGCGAAATCCACGACAACGGCATCGGCCGCGACGCCAAGGAACTGCTGCGCAAGGTGCAGGCAGCCCAGTACGTCGCATCCCACCCGGGCGAAGTGTGCCCCGCCAAGTGGACCCCGGGCGAGAAGACCCTGGCTCCGTCGCTCGACCTCGTCGGCAAGATCTAA
- the ahpF gene encoding alkyl hydroperoxide reductase subunit F, whose translation MLDDTLKTQLKAYLDKITHPIEIIATLDDSDASRDMAALLRDIDALSDSITLATGGKDERAPSFSLNRVGANISIRFAGIPMGHEFTSLVLALLQTGGHPPKVDADVLDHIRNLPGEYRFETYISLSCQNCPEVVQALNLMAVVNPNISHVMIDGALFQDEVAKRQIMAVPTVFLNGETFGQGRMSIEEIVAKLDSGAAQREADKLAQKDVFDMLVVGGGPAGAAAAIYSARKGIRTGVVAERFGGQVLDTMGIENFISVKETEGPKLAAALEQHVKSYDVDVMNMQRAAALVPGDLIEVKLAGGASLKAKTVVLATGARWRELNVPGEQQYRNRGVAYCPHCDGPLFKGKRVAVVGGGNSGVEAAIDLAGIVAHVTLLEYDSQLRADAVLQRKLHSLPNVTVITSAQTTEVTGDGSKVNGMRYTDRNSGESKHVELEGIFVQIGLLPNTDWLKGTVALSNRGEIEVDAHGRTSVPGVFAAGDATTVPYKQIVIAMGEGSKAALSAFDHLIRTSAPAEEKAAIAA comes from the coding sequence ATGTTGGACGATACCCTCAAGACCCAACTGAAAGCCTACCTCGACAAGATCACCCATCCGATCGAGATCATCGCGACGCTGGACGACAGCGACGCCTCGCGCGACATGGCCGCGCTCCTGCGCGACATCGACGCGCTGTCGGACAGCATCACGCTGGCCACCGGCGGCAAGGACGAGCGCGCGCCGTCGTTTTCGCTGAACCGCGTCGGCGCCAATATCAGCATCCGTTTCGCCGGCATCCCGATGGGGCACGAGTTCACCTCGCTGGTGCTGGCGCTGTTGCAGACCGGCGGCCATCCGCCGAAGGTCGACGCCGACGTGCTCGACCATATCCGCAACCTGCCGGGCGAATACCGCTTCGAGACCTATATCTCGCTGTCGTGCCAGAACTGCCCGGAAGTGGTGCAGGCGCTGAACCTGATGGCGGTGGTCAATCCCAACATCAGCCATGTGATGATCGACGGCGCCCTGTTCCAGGATGAAGTCGCCAAGCGCCAGATCATGGCCGTGCCGACCGTGTTCCTGAACGGCGAAACCTTCGGCCAGGGCCGCATGAGCATCGAGGAAATCGTCGCCAAGCTCGATTCCGGCGCGGCGCAGCGCGAAGCCGACAAGCTCGCGCAAAAGGACGTGTTCGACATGCTGGTCGTCGGCGGCGGCCCGGCAGGAGCGGCGGCGGCGATTTATTCCGCCCGCAAGGGCATCCGCACCGGCGTGGTGGCCGAGCGCTTCGGCGGCCAGGTATTGGACACCATGGGCATCGAGAACTTCATTTCGGTGAAGGAAACCGAAGGGCCGAAGCTGGCCGCCGCCCTGGAACAGCACGTCAAGAGCTACGACGTCGACGTGATGAACATGCAGCGTGCAGCCGCCCTGGTGCCGGGCGACCTCATCGAGGTCAAGCTCGCCGGCGGCGCTTCCCTGAAGGCGAAAACCGTGGTGCTGGCCACCGGCGCGCGCTGGCGCGAGCTGAACGTGCCGGGCGAGCAGCAGTACCGCAACCGCGGCGTGGCCTACTGCCCGCACTGCGACGGCCCGTTATTTAAAGGCAAGCGTGTCGCGGTGGTCGGTGGCGGCAATTCCGGCGTGGAAGCGGCGATCGACCTGGCCGGCATCGTGGCGCACGTCACGCTGCTGGAATACGACAGCCAGCTGCGCGCCGACGCCGTGTTGCAGCGCAAACTGCACAGCCTGCCGAATGTCACGGTCATCACCAGCGCCCAGACCACCGAAGTCACCGGCGACGGCAGCAAGGTCAACGGCATGCGCTACACCGACCGCAACAGCGGCGAGTCGAAGCATGTCGAGCTGGAAGGCATCTTCGTGCAGATCGGCCTGCTGCCCAACACCGACTGGCTCAAGGGCACCGTCGCCTTGAGCAATCGCGGTGAAATCGAAGTCGACGCGCATGGCCGCACATCGGTGCCGGGCGTGTTCGCCGCGGGCGACGCGACCACCGTGCCGTACAAGCAGATCGTCATCGCGATGGGAGAAGGCTCCAAGGCGGCGCTTTCGGCCTTCGACCACCTGATCCGCACCTCCGCGCCGGCCGAGGAGAAAGCAGCGATCGCAGCATAA